Within the Candidatus Zixiibacteriota bacterium genome, the region GGAGCGCGATGATGCGGGGGACGATGAGCTTCTTGCGCGGGTCGACCCCGAAGGCCACCATCGCATCGATCTGGTGCGATGATTTCATCGCCCCCAGCTCGGCCGTGATCCCGGACGACACCCGGGCGGCGATCATCAAGGCCGCCAGGAGCGGCCCCAGCTCCCGCACCACCGCGATCGCCATGATCCGACCCAGGTAGTTCTTGGCCCCCAGTTCCGCCAGTTCAACCGCGAAAGCGTAAGCCAGCCCCTGCCCGGCGAACATCCCGGTCAGGATCACGAGAAAGAGCGACCCCACCCCGACGTTGTACATTTGCTCGATAGTCTCGGTCCCGTAGAAAGGGCGCTGGAAGAGGGCCGCCGACGTGCGGAGCGAGAAGAAGAACATCCGTTGGAGCTCGAAAGCGAAGTGCTTGAGCCAGCTGTTGATCGCGCGGAGAATGGCTGCTTTCCTTTCCCACCGTCGGTTGCGCCACAAATTAGCCGCCCCGCAGCATCAAGTCAAGGTCTTTGCCCTTGCCCGGTCGGCGGCCGGACGTATATTGTCACCGCCTGTCCGGGCGGCCAACAGTCCGTCGCCGGCCGGCGTATAGAGGCCAGCAGCAACGACGTAAAGAAGGACTATGCCAGCCCATGTATAACGGTAGCGGCGCCAAACGCGGCCACGCCATCGCCCTCTTCTCCGGCGGCCTGGATTCGGCCCTGGCGATTCTCCTCATCCTGCGCCAGAACATCGAAGTCACCGCCCTCACCTTCATGACCCACTTCGGCTGTGATCTCGGCGACCGGTCCTCCTGCGGCTCGAACCCGTACCCGACCGCCGAGAAGTTCGGTTTCAACGTCAAGCTCATGCACCTCGGGCAGAAATTCATCGACATCGTCGAGAACCCACGGTTCGGCCGCGGCAAAAACATGAACCCCTGCACCGATTGCCGCATCCTCATGCTCACCGAAGGCCGGACCTTCATGGAGATGGTAAACGCCGACTTCATCATCACGGGCGAGGTGGTGGGCCAGCGGCCCATGTCGCAGATCAAGCCGAAACTGCGCCTCATCGAGGAAGAGACCGGCCTGGCCGGCCGCCTCCTGCGACCGCTCTCGGCCAAGCTGCTTCCCCCCACCATTCCCGAACGCACCGGCCTGGTCGACCGCAACCTGCTCGAGGGGATCGAGGGGCGTTCCCGCAAACGCCAGCTCGAGCTGGCCGCCGCATTCGGTCTGGAGGATTACCCCACGCCCGCGGCCGGCTGTCTGCTCACCGACGTCGGCTATTCAAATCGCCTGCGCGACCTCATGGCGCACACCGACCGGCTGACTTTCGACGAGCTGAACCTGCTCAAGTACGGCCGCCACTTCCGCCTCGCGCCCGACGCCAAAATCGTGGTCGGCCGCGACGAGGAGGACAACCGGCATCTGCTCGCGCTCAAGCGGCCCCAGCACGTCCACCTCGAGGCCCTCGACACCAACTCCCCCGTGACCCTCCTGGCCGGCCGGGACCGGTCGGAGGAGATACTCCGCACCGCGGCGGCGATCACGGCGCGTTACTCCGATGCCAAGCACGCCGCCGCCGTGGCGGTCACGATTTTCGAGGAGGGTGCGGCGCCCCGCGCGATCAGCGTCGCACCGGCCGCCGACGCCGATATCCAATTGCTGATTCTCAAGTGAAGGGACAGACTTCGCCGCCGGCCGCTCGCCCTACGTCCCCGGGCCCGTTCCCCGGTCGTTCCGCTTCACCCACGCATCGAGGATCCCGTTGACGAAGGCCGACGATTCGGCGGTCGAGAACTTCTTCGCCAGTTCGATTGCCTCGTTGAGCACCACCTTCACCGGCGTATCGGGGAACTCATCCAGCTCCACCAGCGCCATTCGCAGGATCACCCGGTCGACGGCCGCGATGCGGTTGATATTCCAGTTGACCGCCAGCTCGGCGATGGCGGCGTTGGCCCATTCGACCCGGCGCCGCGTCGAGGCGAACAGACGCTGCGCAAAGGCCGTCGCCCCTTCGGCCAGCGGCTGGTCGGCGAGCAGGTCGGCCAACGCTTCCTCCGGCCGCGCGCTGCCGAACTCGGTGGCGTAGAGCGCCTGGAGCACCAGTTCGCGCGCCTGCCGGCGGGGTTGTTCGAACGGTCTCACGCGGCCCCCCCGTCGCCTGCGGCGTTCTCCGCCGCCGCCCGCTTCATTCGATCGCCCTGTAGAGATTCACCATTTCGAGCGCCGCCTCGGCCGCGTGCCACCCCTTGTTCCCCGCCTTGGTCC harbors:
- a CDS encoding ABC transporter permease, encoding MWRNRRWERKAAILRAINSWLKHFAFELQRMFFFSLRTSAALFQRPFYGTETIEQMYNVGVGSLFLVILTGMFAGQGLAYAFAVELAELGAKNYLGRIMAIAVVRELGPLLAALMIAARVSSGITAELGAMKSSHQIDAMVAFGVDPRKKLIVPRIIALLVMVPVLTVVTDVLAILGGYIVGTLVAHLAPSIYWAAVKERLVFGNLFIGLLKPVVFSVVIALVSTYKGFTAEGGTKGVGRATTESVMISSITILVVNFFITRVVFATIKGWL
- the nusB gene encoding transcription antitermination factor NusB codes for the protein MRPFEQPRRQARELVLQALYATEFGSARPEEALADLLADQPLAEGATAFAQRLFASTRRRVEWANAAIAELAVNWNINRIAAVDRVILRMALVELDEFPDTPVKVVLNEAIELAKKFSTAESSAFVNGILDAWVKRNDRGTGPGT